The following proteins are encoded in a genomic region of Pelodictyon phaeoclathratiforme BU-1:
- a CDS encoding YukJ family protein codes for MPLYDGYGVLVGTLHNYYCDRPFSGTEYYHCNLKVRAGARIFRCPVDLDSKKDADGMHWRVVELGSDALQSLLHLREGWHPLDSEPDSGALDYYRSPELQPTGKCIEALPDSANTATIAEGALYALWKYGTGPAAFRDLEPLLVHSRKLFIFGEPFRRGHGVHNIHQNQGDPPQSRWYQENGIWQDGAVVVQRRDKSVAAFLCKFKTQSFFPDSFCFRPADKEVRRAKNEN; via the coding sequence ATGCCACTTTACGACGGTTATGGTGTTCTGGTTGGTACACTGCATAACTATTATTGCGATCGTCCGTTCAGTGGAACGGAGTACTATCATTGCAATCTCAAGGTTCGTGCAGGAGCAAGAATTTTTCGCTGTCCTGTTGACCTCGACAGCAAAAAGGATGCTGATGGAATGCATTGGCGTGTTGTTGAACTGGGCTCCGATGCGTTGCAATCGCTCCTGCATCTCCGTGAAGGGTGGCATCCGCTTGATTCAGAACCGGATTCGGGCGCCCTCGATTACTATCGCAGTCCGGAACTTCAGCCGACCGGCAAGTGTATTGAGGCATTGCCGGATTCCGCAAATACCGCCACCATTGCGGAAGGGGCGCTGTACGCTTTATGGAAATATGGCACGGGGCCAGCCGCATTCCGTGATCTTGAACCTCTTCTTGTACATTCGAGAAAGCTCTTTATTTTTGGAGAGCCATTCAGGAGAGGACATGGTGTGCACAATATTCACCAGAATCAGGGCGATCCTCCCCAGAGTCGATGGTATCAGGAAAACGGAATATGGCAGGATGGAGCAGTTGTTGTACAGCGGCGTGACAAGAGTGTTGCTGCATTTTTATGCAAATTCAAAACCCAGAGTTTTTTCCCGGACAGCTTTTGTTTCAGGCCTGCGGACAAAGAAGTGAGGAGAGCAAAAAATGAAAATTGA
- the pgl gene encoding 6-phosphogluconolactonase produces the protein MKEPFRQFLRFIENNSGTPLHLTTRNPLLVALMQPMKQADRKFFFSGSEQEITEHAAALIVAEAYRALADHGRFSLVLAGGNSPRLLYQQLAHGVSTEILERYALAMPDGSSECKQSLHFLPQKTWLFQGDERCLPPDHPDSNYRMIRETLLGQSGIAGNHLFRMAGEMADPDAAAREYEAAIHSFFFSEKSLSPQQLPPFDLILLGLGEDGHTASLFPDNPEALQESGKWVVALNAPQAKPPGMRLTLTLPVINHARNILFFTPGNKKGELAKTIFLEEEQSVPASLVKPEQGRLYWFAAQL, from the coding sequence ATGAAGGAACCTTTCCGGCAGTTCCTGCGGTTCATTGAGAACAATTCAGGAACGCCACTTCACTTGACCACCAGGAACCCTCTTTTGGTAGCATTGATGCAACCCATGAAGCAAGCAGATCGAAAATTCTTTTTCAGCGGCAGTGAACAGGAGATAACCGAACATGCAGCCGCGCTGATTGTTGCCGAAGCGTATCGTGCCCTTGCCGATCATGGACGCTTTTCGCTTGTCCTTGCCGGTGGTAACTCTCCCAGACTCCTCTATCAACAACTTGCACATGGGGTTTCCACAGAGATCCTTGAGCGCTATGCACTTGCAATGCCCGACGGGAGTTCGGAATGCAAGCAATCTCTGCACTTCCTGCCGCAGAAGACATGGCTTTTCCAGGGAGATGAACGGTGCCTCCCTCCTGACCATCCCGACAGCAATTACCGGATGATCAGGGAGACTCTTTTGGGGCAATCAGGGATTGCCGGGAATCATCTTTTTCGAATGGCTGGCGAAATGGCTGACCCTGATGCTGCTGCCAGGGAATATGAAGCTGCCATCCACAGCTTTTTCTTTTCCGAAAAGAGCTTGTCGCCTCAGCAGTTGCCACCCTTTGACCTTATCCTGCTTGGCCTCGGCGAAGATGGCCATACCGCTTCACTTTTTCCCGACAACCCTGAAGCGCTTCAGGAAAGCGGAAAATGGGTGGTTGCCCTCAATGCTCCGCAGGCAAAGCCACCGGGAATGCGCCTGACCCTGACCCTGCCGGTCATCAACCATGCACGGAACATACTCTTTTTTACCCCTGGCAATAAAAAGGGAGAACTGGCAAAAACAATCTTTCTTGAAGAGGAGCAAAGCGTTCCGGCCAGTCTCGTTAAACCTGAACAGGGTCGACTCTACTGGTTTGCTGCTCAACTGTAG
- the zwf gene encoding glucose-6-phosphate dehydrogenase translates to MQEKPDNCTIVIFGAHSDLAARKLFPSFYELALWGHLPDEYRILGVGRAALSHKEFRSLVREKMVAVLPDLLRDEAAYARFSARLFYVGVDFAEREEYHALQKAIMSGEADSATCRNILFYLATPPVLAPIIVRNLQYVRLGEKDVSLPGWRKIIVEKPYGRNLQTARELNTVIGEVFHEERIFRIDHYLGKETVQNIMVFRFSNGIFEPLWNRHYIANVSITIAEKFGIRDRGSFYEGAGLLRDIMQNHALQLLASVAMEPPVDFSAESVRDEKAKLLRSIRPFTPEHAAQSIVLGQYDGYRSEKNVAPDSTVETFAAIKFFVDNWRWKDVPFFVKAGKNLAETVTEIVITFKCPPQNYFGPAESCSYTANQVILRIQPEETIALKFGAKRPGEAVITDPVFMKFDYKTSFDEVGATPYHRLLLDAMAGEQMNFIRQDSVEYSWAIIDSIREAVGTQPPESYSLFSWGPESVQGIYS, encoded by the coding sequence ATGCAGGAAAAACCCGATAATTGTACCATTGTCATTTTTGGTGCACACAGCGACCTTGCCGCGCGCAAGCTTTTCCCATCATTTTATGAACTTGCTCTTTGGGGGCATCTTCCCGATGAGTACCGCATTCTTGGTGTTGGGCGAGCAGCTCTTTCTCATAAAGAGTTCCGCTCACTGGTACGTGAAAAGATGGTCGCTGTATTGCCTGATCTTCTGCGCGATGAAGCGGCTTATGCCCGTTTCTCTGCCCGGCTCTTTTATGTAGGGGTTGATTTTGCCGAGAGAGAAGAGTATCATGCCCTGCAAAAAGCGATTATGAGCGGTGAGGCAGATTCCGCCACCTGCCGGAATATCCTCTTCTATCTGGCAACCCCGCCCGTTCTTGCGCCGATCATTGTCAGGAACCTGCAGTATGTTAGACTTGGAGAAAAAGATGTTTCCCTCCCTGGGTGGCGGAAAATCATTGTTGAAAAGCCCTACGGAAGGAATCTGCAGACGGCGCGTGAACTCAATACGGTTATTGGAGAGGTTTTCCACGAAGAGCGGATTTTCCGTATCGATCACTACCTCGGCAAGGAGACGGTACAGAACATCATGGTCTTCCGCTTTTCAAACGGGATTTTTGAACCCCTCTGGAACCGCCATTATATTGCAAATGTCTCCATTACCATTGCTGAAAAGTTCGGTATCCGTGATCGCGGCTCCTTCTATGAGGGGGCTGGTCTGCTGCGCGACATCATGCAAAATCACGCACTGCAGCTTCTTGCATCAGTTGCCATGGAGCCGCCTGTCGATTTTTCAGCCGAATCGGTGCGCGATGAAAAAGCGAAGCTGCTCCGTTCAATTCGTCCCTTCACGCCAGAACATGCAGCGCAATCCATTGTTCTTGGCCAGTATGATGGCTACCGTTCTGAAAAAAATGTTGCTCCCGACTCAACCGTTGAGACCTTTGCTGCGATAAAATTTTTTGTCGATAACTGGCGATGGAAGGATGTTCCCTTTTTTGTCAAGGCGGGCAAGAATCTTGCCGAAACGGTGACCGAGATTGTCATTACCTTCAAGTGTCCTCCCCAGAACTATTTTGGTCCAGCCGAAAGCTGTAGTTATACAGCCAATCAGGTGATACTGCGCATCCAGCCGGAAGAGACCATTGCCCTCAAGTTCGGGGCAAAACGACCGGGCGAAGCGGTGATTACCGATCCCGTCTTCATGAAATTCGATTACAAGACTTCGTTTGATGAGGTTGGCGCAACTCCTTATCACCGCCTGCTGCTTGATGCCATGGCAGGTGAACAGATGAACTTTATCCGTCAGGACAGTGTCGAATACTCCTGGGCGATTATTGATTCCATCAGGGAGGCTGTTGGCACTCAACCACCGGAATCCTATTCGCTCTTTTCCTGGGGTCCGGAATCGGTGCAGGGTATCTACAGTTGA
- the gnd gene encoding phosphogluconate dehydrogenase (NAD(+)-dependent, decarboxylating) gives MKAGMVGLGKMGFNMAEHLLECGHDLVVYDLMEERVADLAAKGAVAAASLQELAGMLDAPRLIWLMVPAGDPVDRTIEQLLPLLERGDSVVDGGNSHYKDSERRASRLGQDGVNFLDAGTSGGLEGARHGACIMVGGEKAAYDALEPLLKALCVENGYGYMGRSGSGHFAKMVHNGIEYGMMQAMGEGFNLLDASRYDFDLEEVSRVWAHGSVIRGWLMELMVQALQKDPNLAYLKGSIADSGEGRWTVEAALEHEVSIPVIAASLFSRYRSRSDENLSDRAVAALRHEFGGHAFIIKP, from the coding sequence ATGAAAGCAGGGATGGTTGGTTTGGGGAAAATGGGGTTCAATATGGCGGAGCATCTGCTTGAGTGTGGTCATGATCTTGTTGTTTATGATTTGATGGAAGAGAGGGTTGCTGACCTGGCTGCAAAAGGCGCGGTTGCTGCCGCCTCTTTGCAGGAGCTTGCCGGTATGCTCGATGCTCCTCGTCTGATTTGGCTGATGGTGCCTGCCGGAGATCCGGTTGACCGTACGATTGAGCAGCTTCTTCCCCTGCTTGAGCGTGGCGATAGTGTTGTTGATGGCGGTAATTCACACTACAAGGATTCTGAACGGAGGGCTTCCCGGCTCGGGCAGGATGGGGTCAACTTTCTTGATGCCGGTACAAGCGGAGGTCTGGAAGGGGCACGGCATGGCGCCTGCATTATGGTTGGTGGCGAAAAAGCGGCTTATGACGCTCTTGAGCCCTTGCTGAAGGCGCTCTGTGTGGAAAATGGCTATGGCTATATGGGTCGTTCAGGTTCCGGCCACTTTGCCAAAATGGTTCATAATGGTATTGAATATGGCATGATGCAGGCTATGGGCGAAGGGTTCAATCTGCTTGATGCAAGCCGTTATGATTTTGATCTTGAAGAGGTTTCCCGTGTCTGGGCTCATGGTTCGGTGATCCGTGGCTGGCTGATGGAGTTGATGGTACAGGCGCTGCAGAAGGATCCCAACCTGGCTTATCTCAAGGGATCAATTGCCGATTCAGGAGAGGGGCGCTGGACGGTTGAGGCTGCTCTTGAACATGAGGTCTCGATTCCGGTGATTGCAGCCTCTCTTTTCAGCCGTTACCGTTCACGTTCCGATGAAAATCTATCCGACAGGGCAGTTGCTGCATTGCGTCATGAGTTCGGAGGACACGCCTTCATTATCAAGCCATAA
- a CDS encoding glycosyltransferase family 4 protein: MKIALYAGTYVRDKDGAVKSIYQLVSSFRKKGHRVAVWSPDVTKGDNHSGLTVRRMPSVPIPLYPDYKLGFFTNETRRQLDAFAPDIVHISTPDIIGRKFLLYARNKNIPVASAFHTDFPSYFSYYRLGFAVKHAWKYLTWFYNNCNMVLAPNESVRHKLAGYAIRNIEIWSRGVDKELFDPFRRSEKLRSEWNATGRTVIVYAGRFVLYKDIEVVMSVYDRFMQGEYADQVRFVMIGSGPEEEEMKRRMPEAVFTSYLTGEELPEAYASGDIFLFPSTTEAFCNVALEALASGLPVIVSDVGGCRDIADRSAAGFVVHEGCVDDFYGKCLALLGDSLRYRELRACGLAYAEMQSWSAVNGFVIDRYQELVDRAKRSAEERVLSFEG; the protein is encoded by the coding sequence ATGAAGATTGCCTTATACGCCGGGACGTATGTCAGAGACAAGGACGGTGCTGTAAAATCCATCTATCAACTGGTCTCTTCATTCAGGAAAAAAGGTCACAGGGTAGCAGTCTGGTCTCCGGATGTGACAAAAGGGGATAATCACAGTGGTTTAACCGTTCGCAGAATGCCTTCTGTGCCGATCCCCCTTTATCCAGACTATAAACTTGGCTTTTTTACCAACGAGACCCGCCGTCAGCTTGACGCGTTTGCACCGGATATCGTGCACATTTCGACACCTGACATTATCGGCAGAAAGTTTCTTCTTTATGCCAGAAACAAGAACATTCCGGTGGCCTCGGCATTTCATACCGATTTCCCCTCCTACTTCAGCTACTACCGGCTTGGGTTCGCCGTTAAACATGCATGGAAATATCTGACCTGGTTTTACAACAATTGTAATATGGTGCTGGCTCCAAATGAGAGTGTGCGGCACAAACTGGCGGGTTATGCTATCCGAAACATCGAAATCTGGTCGAGAGGAGTTGACAAGGAGCTTTTTGATCCATTCCGTCGTTCCGAAAAACTGCGATCGGAGTGGAATGCAACAGGGCGAACGGTTATTGTCTATGCCGGTCGTTTTGTGCTCTACAAGGATATTGAAGTTGTCATGAGCGTCTACGATCGCTTTATGCAGGGTGAATATGCCGACCAGGTTCGCTTTGTCATGATTGGCTCCGGTCCTGAAGAGGAGGAGATGAAGCGCAGAATGCCCGAAGCTGTTTTTACCAGTTATTTGACCGGGGAAGAGCTGCCTGAAGCCTATGCATCCGGTGATATTTTTCTGTTTCCTTCAACAACAGAGGCTTTTTGCAATGTTGCGCTCGAAGCTCTTGCCTCGGGCCTTCCGGTCATTGTTTCTGATGTTGGTGGTTGTCGTGATATTGCTGACCGTTCTGCTGCTGGATTTGTTGTTCATGAAGGGTGTGTTGATGATTTTTACGGCAAATGTCTTGCACTGCTCGGTGATTCTCTCCGCTACCGGGAGTTGAGAGCTTGTGGCTTGGCCTATGCGGAGATGCAGTCATGGTCTGCAGTGAACGGTTTCGTGATTGACCGCTATCAGGAGCTGGTGGATCGAGCAAAAAGGAGTGCTGAGGAGCGAGTATTGAGTTTTGAGGGATGA
- a CDS encoding aminoacyl-tRNA deacylase produces the protein MPIRKLREFLDSHAVRYFVVSHSAAYTAQEIAAAAHVPGKELAKTVIVTIAGKMAMVVLPASRQLDFELLRELTGTRDVELADEKEFSGLFPECEPGAMPPFGNLYGMDVYVSEELEDDDEIAFNAGAHTELLRLSYESYKRLVHPIVAKLSLGVK, from the coding sequence ATTGAGGGAGTTTCTTGACAGCCATGCCGTCAGGTATTTCGTGGTCAGCCACTCTGCAGCCTATACGGCTCAGGAAATAGCCGCAGCGGCTCATGTTCCCGGAAAAGAGCTCGCTAAAACCGTCATTGTCACCATTGCCGGAAAAATGGCGATGGTTGTTTTGCCGGCTTCCCGTCAGCTCGATTTTGAGCTTTTGCGTGAACTGACAGGTACCCGGGACGTTGAACTTGCAGACGAGAAAGAATTTTCCGGACTTTTTCCGGAATGCGAACCCGGCGCCATGCCCCCTTTCGGCAACCTCTATGGTATGGATGTCTATGTTTCGGAAGAACTTGAGGATGATGATGAAATTGCTTTCAATGCCGGAGCCCATACCGAGCTGTTACGGTTGTCCTATGAAAGTTACAAAAGATTGGTTCATCCCATTGTTGCGAAGCTCTCTCTGGGGGTGAAGTGA